One window of Acidobacteriaceae bacterium genomic DNA carries:
- the rapZ gene encoding RNase adapter RapZ, with translation MAKQRAGKKHAKVKNTKSKKTGAKAPASGASRELVVLTGMSGSGKLSALKAFEDLGYYSVDNLPLELIPRFAELVEKSAEITHAALVVDVREGSRLDRFPEILKQVRKVLPTRVVFLEASEDAIVRRFSETRRPHPLGRGETVISQIRAERKRLDPVRNVADILIDTTKFTVHDLRAHIVAQFERGGSDEKNLTISVTSFGFKNGVPTDADVVFDVRFLPNPHFVPEFRKLTGKHPKVAKYVRKFPQTREFLDKAADMLTFLLPHYIKEGKSYLTVAIGCTGGQHRSVMIAEELKKRLSEAGYRVKSSHRDMPR, from the coding sequence ATGGCGAAGCAGCGCGCGGGCAAAAAGCACGCGAAAGTGAAGAACACGAAGTCAAAGAAAACAGGGGCGAAGGCTCCTGCGAGTGGGGCGAGCCGTGAACTGGTGGTGCTTACGGGGATGTCGGGGTCGGGGAAGTTGTCGGCCCTGAAGGCATTCGAGGACCTCGGATATTACTCGGTGGACAACCTGCCTTTGGAGTTGATTCCAAGGTTTGCGGAACTTGTCGAGAAGTCTGCGGAGATCACGCACGCTGCACTGGTGGTCGACGTGCGTGAGGGCAGCAGGCTCGATCGCTTTCCAGAGATTTTGAAGCAGGTGCGCAAGGTGCTGCCGACGCGCGTGGTGTTTTTAGAGGCCAGCGAGGACGCGATTGTGCGGAGGTTTTCGGAGACGCGCAGGCCGCATCCGCTGGGGCGGGGCGAGACGGTGATCTCGCAGATCCGTGCGGAGCGCAAGCGGCTGGATCCGGTGCGGAACGTGGCGGACATTCTTATCGATACGACGAAGTTCACGGTGCATGATCTGCGCGCGCACATCGTTGCGCAGTTTGAGCGCGGCGGAAGCGATGAGAAGAACCTGACGATTTCCGTGACGAGCTTCGGGTTCAAGAACGGTGTGCCGACGGATGCGGATGTGGTTTTCGATGTGCGATTCCTGCCGAACCCGCACTTTGTGCCCGAGTTCAGGAAGCTGACGGGCAAGCATCCCAAAGTGGCGAAGTATGTGCGAAAGTTCCCGCAGACGCGGGAGTTTCTGGATAAGGCGGCGGATATGCTGACGTTTCTGCTGCCGCACTACATCAAGGAAGGCAAGAGCTATCTGACGGTGGCGATCGGATGCACGGGCGGGCAGCATCGGTCGGTGATGATTGCGGAGGAGTTGAAGAAGCGGCTGAGTGAGGCGGGGTATCGGGTGAAGTCGTCGCACCGGGACATGCCGCGGTGA
- a CDS encoding DUF2076 domain-containing protein yields MTPQEQQMIDGLIERIRNAQVPDKDLDTERYLQQNLATIPDALYILAQTVLVQQYGLQQAQQQIQQLQSALDEARQHPQQSGGGSFLSKIFGGPSGSQQQQPQYQPVNNPGYPPPYAPAYAPAYTQPVYPGSGGGFLRGALQTAAGVAMGEMAFESMESLFHGFGGGPYGYGHPNESVVNNYYDDAGQHEHHADDSNFYNPENDASRQDLGDQSSSQSSADVADNSGNDIGGFGNDSTDFVDNSGFDDSGFDDSGSDFDDGGGDNSI; encoded by the coding sequence ATGACACCGCAAGAGCAGCAGATGATCGACGGCCTCATCGAACGCATCCGCAACGCGCAGGTCCCCGACAAGGACCTCGATACCGAGCGTTACCTTCAGCAGAATCTCGCCACGATTCCTGACGCGCTTTACATCCTTGCGCAAACGGTCCTCGTCCAGCAGTACGGTCTTCAGCAGGCGCAGCAGCAGATTCAGCAGTTGCAGTCTGCACTCGACGAAGCTCGCCAGCACCCGCAGCAGAGCGGAGGCGGCAGCTTCCTCAGCAAGATCTTCGGCGGCCCATCCGGTTCACAGCAACAGCAGCCGCAGTATCAACCCGTGAACAACCCCGGCTATCCGCCGCCGTATGCGCCGGCCTACGCCCCCGCATACACCCAGCCCGTCTACCCCGGATCCGGCGGCGGCTTCCTGCGCGGCGCGCTGCAGACCGCAGCCGGAGTCGCTATGGGAGAGATGGCCTTCGAGAGCATGGAGTCACTCTTCCACGGCTTCGGCGGCGGCCCATATGGCTACGGACACCCCAACGAAAGCGTCGTGAACAATTACTACGACGATGCCGGCCAGCACGAGCACCACGCGGACGACAGCAATTTCTACAACCCTGAGAACGATGCAAGCCGTCAGGACCTCGGCGACCAGAGCTCATCGCAAAGTTCCGCCGATGTCGCTGACAACTCAGGCAATGACATCGGCGGCTTCGGAAACGATTCCACAGACTTCGTCGACAACAGTGGCTTCGACGATTCCGGATTCGACGACTCCGGCTCTGACTTCGACGACGGCGGCGGCGACAACTCCATCTAA
- a CDS encoding LptA/OstA family protein yields MRLSVERLRWGLLAGALLLIAVLVVLLSYGRYRAVQAWKQILARSGATITHETDGFTYSQALGKKQIFTLHAKHAIPHGQGKYTLQDGMLELYGPNGQITDRISGAQFEYDEKQGVARAVGEVDMEIEPPAALKPGANSKGKAAASQPIHVRTSGLTYVKKLDVAATDQDVEIDYAGMHGHARGAEFDSGQDVVHLLADVRVDGTLRGRPATLTAAKADLDRDAFQVSLTAPVLRSDGRTGSAGAAVLHIRKDGSLERIEASGRVKIQQETRTITAASLRAAMNERSQMKSAELAGGVALVDTNAERPMNGTAKAARVAFDDAGFATSAVLDGAVGMSMEDRMPGHPTLERKMGATDKVTLTMERVARPGGRTGGTSVSAVHAEGGAWANGDAVVQGAAGKASGLKKTSVAADDLRLTLADVAGKSEPQMLSGTGHTRIEEQTPDGTVETSTGDSLEARFAQQAGQGVERRGLEIASAEQTGNVRIRSLPGKAGELPSEGVAEKASLDGASNVLTLTGRPRLTQGDTSVTADTIRMMQQTGDAVADGSVAGTFVSANAKPGEPVTHALAAEAVLHKAAQTMELKGTDATPARMWQGASQVEAANLLLDRGKDEMQAWPASATGVVRSVFASAGKPGAKDKNASKVVRVTSARLNYSGAAHQAVFTGGVTAQAEDGTAQAQLGVAFLTPAEPPTAARRGNTSAAKGQPDALASSLERIVMSHGVKVEQPGRVGTGDELLYTAATGDFVLTGTPGHPPHIADDKQGSITGHTLLFHSPDSTIVVEGALPGAPGSQRVHTETTIKK; encoded by the coding sequence ATGCGTCTGTCAGTGGAAAGGTTGCGGTGGGGACTGCTGGCGGGGGCGCTGCTGCTGATCGCAGTGCTGGTGGTTCTGCTGAGTTATGGGCGGTATCGCGCGGTGCAGGCGTGGAAGCAGATTCTGGCGCGGTCGGGCGCGACGATTACGCATGAGACGGACGGCTTTACGTATTCGCAGGCGCTGGGCAAGAAGCAGATTTTTACGCTGCATGCAAAGCATGCGATTCCTCATGGCCAGGGGAAATACACGCTGCAAGACGGCATGTTGGAGTTGTACGGGCCGAATGGACAGATAACGGACCGGATCTCAGGCGCACAGTTTGAGTACGACGAGAAGCAGGGTGTGGCACGCGCGGTGGGCGAGGTCGATATGGAGATTGAGCCGCCAGCGGCGCTTAAACCGGGTGCGAATAGCAAAGGCAAGGCAGCGGCTTCGCAGCCGATTCATGTGCGTACGAGTGGGCTGACGTATGTGAAGAAGCTGGATGTGGCGGCGACGGACCAGGATGTGGAGATCGACTACGCGGGGATGCATGGGCACGCGCGTGGAGCGGAGTTTGATTCGGGGCAGGATGTGGTGCATCTGCTGGCGGATGTGCGGGTGGATGGGACGCTGCGCGGAAGGCCGGCGACGCTGACGGCAGCGAAGGCGGATCTGGACCGGGATGCGTTTCAGGTTTCGCTGACGGCGCCGGTGCTGCGATCGGATGGGCGGACAGGAAGCGCGGGCGCGGCGGTGCTGCATATACGGAAGGATGGGTCGCTGGAGAGGATCGAGGCGAGCGGCCGCGTGAAGATTCAGCAGGAGACCCGCACGATTACAGCGGCGAGTCTGAGGGCTGCGATGAATGAGCGCTCGCAGATGAAGAGCGCGGAGCTGGCAGGCGGTGTTGCGCTGGTGGACACAAACGCCGAGCGGCCGATGAATGGGACGGCGAAGGCGGCGAGGGTGGCGTTCGACGATGCGGGGTTTGCGACGAGCGCAGTGCTGGATGGGGCTGTGGGGATGTCGATGGAGGACAGGATGCCGGGGCATCCTACGCTGGAACGGAAAATGGGCGCTACGGACAAGGTGACGCTGACGATGGAGAGGGTCGCGCGGCCGGGAGGAAGGACCGGCGGGACGAGCGTTTCGGCGGTACATGCCGAGGGTGGAGCGTGGGCTAACGGAGATGCCGTTGTGCAAGGGGCGGCTGGGAAGGCTTCGGGGCTCAAGAAGACGTCGGTGGCGGCGGATGATCTGCGGCTGACGCTGGCGGATGTGGCGGGGAAATCGGAGCCGCAGATGCTGAGCGGGACGGGACATACGCGGATCGAAGAGCAGACGCCGGATGGGACGGTAGAGACGAGCACGGGTGATTCGCTGGAGGCGCGATTTGCGCAGCAGGCGGGGCAGGGAGTCGAAAGACGCGGGCTGGAGATTGCGTCGGCGGAGCAGACGGGCAATGTGCGAATAAGGAGCTTGCCGGGGAAGGCGGGTGAGCTGCCGAGCGAGGGTGTGGCGGAAAAGGCGTCGCTGGATGGAGCGAGCAATGTGCTGACACTGACGGGCAGGCCGCGGTTGACGCAGGGTGATACGAGCGTGACGGCGGATACGATCCGCATGATGCAACAGACGGGCGATGCGGTGGCGGATGGGAGTGTAGCGGGGACGTTTGTGAGTGCGAATGCGAAGCCGGGAGAGCCGGTGACGCATGCGCTGGCGGCGGAGGCGGTGCTGCACAAGGCGGCGCAGACGATGGAGCTGAAGGGAACGGATGCGACACCGGCGAGGATGTGGCAGGGGGCGTCGCAGGTGGAGGCGGCGAATCTGTTGCTGGATCGTGGGAAAGATGAGATGCAGGCGTGGCCGGCGTCGGCGACGGGTGTTGTTCGGTCGGTGTTTGCGAGCGCAGGAAAGCCGGGGGCGAAGGATAAGAACGCGTCGAAGGTGGTGAGGGTGACGAGTGCGCGGCTGAACTATTCGGGCGCGGCTCATCAGGCGGTGTTCACAGGTGGTGTTACAGCACAGGCCGAGGACGGGACGGCGCAGGCGCAACTGGGTGTGGCGTTTCTGACTCCGGCAGAACCGCCAACGGCGGCACGGCGGGGGAACACATCGGCAGCGAAGGGACAGCCGGACGCGTTGGCGTCATCGCTGGAGAGGATTGTGATGTCGCACGGGGTGAAGGTGGAGCAGCCGGGCAGGGTCGGAACCGGAGACGAGCTGCTCTATACGGCTGCCACTGGTGACTTTGTTCTGACGGGAACGCCAGGGCATCCGCCGCACATTGCTGATGACAAGCAAGGCAGCATCACGGGGCATACGCTACTGTTTCATTCGCCGGATAGTACGATTGTGGTCGAGGGTGCGCTACCGGGCGCGCCGGGATCGCAACGCGTGCACACCGAGACGACGATAAAGAAGTGA
- the gmk gene encoding guanylate kinase translates to MAGILFIISAPSGSGKSTLVAEVRRLVEGLEFSISYTTRKPRGSEEPGREYHFTDVGNFLDMVERDDFLEWAEVFGNYYGTARGGLEHAKAAGKDLLLDIDVQGALQVIHKVPEAVSIFVVPPSPEVLERRLRNRSQAEGMTDEAVIQRRLAQAKQELLTLNKYKYVLINDVLDEAVTELRAIVQFERGEGGEAAAAVAQQCRTTVHSARLEAVLSSFEVSVAGV, encoded by the coding sequence ATGGCCGGAATTCTTTTCATCATCTCGGCACCCAGCGGCTCAGGCAAATCCACCCTTGTGGCGGAGGTGAGGCGGCTGGTGGAGGGCCTGGAGTTTTCGATCTCCTATACGACGCGAAAGCCGCGTGGTTCGGAGGAGCCTGGGCGGGAGTACCACTTCACGGATGTCGGAAATTTTCTCGACATGGTGGAGCGCGACGATTTTCTGGAGTGGGCCGAGGTCTTTGGGAATTACTACGGGACAGCGCGAGGCGGCCTGGAACACGCGAAGGCTGCGGGCAAGGACCTGCTGCTGGACATCGATGTGCAGGGTGCGCTCCAGGTGATCCATAAGGTGCCGGAGGCTGTCTCGATTTTTGTTGTGCCGCCGAGCCCGGAGGTGCTGGAGCGACGGCTGCGCAATCGCAGCCAGGCCGAGGGCATGACGGATGAAGCCGTGATTCAGCGCCGGCTGGCGCAGGCGAAGCAGGAGCTGCTCACGCTGAACAAATACAAGTATGTGCTGATCAATGATGTGCTCGACGAAGCGGTAACGGAGCTGAGGGCGATTGTGCAGTTTGAACGCGGAGAAGGCGGAGAAGCGGCCGCTGCTGTAGCGCAGCAGTGCAGAACGACGGTGCACTCGGCGCGGTTGGAAGCGGTACTCAGCAGCTTCGAGGTATCGGTCGCGGGAGTATAA
- a CDS encoding ABC transporter ATP-binding protein, with translation MKRIWRLLNYMRPYSVHVTVSVVLMAVVGAMAAFRVMLIKPILDNVLNAKSSPAQVLVFPIAGTKHTINLQGWLPHYFHNAWTVVAMALVGSAIVKSICDYLGTLLTNKAGFGMITDLRNDLYDTLLRRSTAFFQRHSTGMLVSTLINDIERVQSAMSTVLSDFLQQVFTLLFMVVAVIIVGGRMAWVLLLFVPVIISSARRIGRSVRRTTRRGQDKLAEIQTIVHETVTGNSIVKAFGMELWEMGRFRRAADRLLHANMRSVAVQSISSPLMDALGAVAIALLLFVGRDRIVHGSWTSGMFIAFLAAVIMLYDPVRKMPLYYNSFQQAVGASEEIFKFLDAQDEVRERKGAAKLKSFTDAIEFRDVWFSYEHQGEKHEALRGVSLKVKRGEVVALVGPSGAGKSTLMNLLPRFYDVSEGAILVDGHDVRDLTTASLRKQIGKVTQETVLFNDTVRNNIAYGQPDVPMEKIESAAKAARAHEFIMRLPEGYDTQIGERGARLSGGERQRLAIARALLKDAPILVLDEATSSLDTESEAHVQAALATLMSDRTVLVIAHRLSTVRSADRIAVLERGQITELGSHEELLARGGTYSRLYQLQFGEDEVLVTAGEPAAHGVEGTA, from the coding sequence ATGAAGCGCATCTGGCGGCTGTTGAACTACATGCGGCCGTATTCGGTGCATGTGACGGTGTCCGTGGTGCTAATGGCGGTGGTGGGCGCCATGGCCGCGTTCCGGGTGATGCTGATCAAGCCGATCCTGGATAACGTGCTGAACGCCAAGTCATCGCCGGCGCAAGTGCTGGTTTTTCCGATTGCGGGGACCAAACACACGATTAATTTGCAGGGGTGGCTGCCGCATTACTTCCACAATGCATGGACCGTCGTGGCGATGGCGCTGGTCGGATCCGCGATTGTGAAGTCGATCTGCGATTACCTGGGCACGCTGCTGACGAACAAGGCGGGGTTCGGGATGATTACGGACCTGCGGAATGATCTGTACGACACGTTGCTGCGGAGGTCGACGGCATTCTTTCAGCGGCACTCGACGGGGATGCTGGTGTCGACGCTGATCAATGATATTGAGCGCGTGCAGTCGGCGATGTCGACGGTGTTGAGCGATTTTCTGCAGCAGGTGTTCACGCTGCTGTTCATGGTTGTGGCGGTGATCATTGTGGGCGGCAGGATGGCGTGGGTGCTGCTGCTGTTTGTGCCGGTGATTATCAGCTCGGCGAGGCGGATTGGGCGCAGCGTGCGAAGGACGACGCGGAGGGGCCAGGACAAGCTGGCGGAGATTCAGACGATTGTTCACGAGACGGTGACGGGCAACAGCATCGTGAAGGCGTTCGGCATGGAGTTGTGGGAGATGGGGCGGTTCCGGCGCGCGGCAGACCGGCTGCTGCATGCGAACATGCGGTCGGTTGCGGTGCAGTCGATCTCGTCGCCGCTGATGGATGCGCTGGGCGCGGTGGCGATTGCGCTGCTGCTGTTTGTGGGCCGCGACCGCATCGTGCATGGGTCGTGGACGAGCGGTATGTTTATTGCATTTCTGGCGGCGGTGATTATGCTGTATGACCCGGTGCGGAAGATGCCGCTGTACTACAACAGCTTTCAGCAGGCGGTGGGAGCGAGCGAGGAGATTTTCAAGTTTCTCGATGCGCAGGACGAGGTGCGCGAGCGCAAGGGCGCGGCGAAGCTGAAGTCGTTTACGGATGCGATTGAATTTCGGGATGTGTGGTTCAGCTACGAGCACCAGGGAGAGAAGCACGAGGCGCTGCGCGGCGTATCGCTGAAGGTGAAGCGCGGCGAGGTAGTGGCGCTGGTGGGGCCGAGCGGAGCGGGGAAGTCGACGCTGATGAATCTGCTGCCGCGGTTCTATGACGTGAGCGAGGGCGCGATTCTGGTTGATGGACATGATGTGCGTGACCTGACCACTGCGTCGCTGCGGAAGCAGATTGGCAAGGTGACGCAGGAGACGGTGCTGTTCAATGACACGGTTCGGAACAACATCGCATACGGGCAACCGGATGTGCCGATGGAGAAGATTGAGTCAGCGGCGAAGGCGGCGCGAGCGCACGAGTTCATCATGCGGTTGCCGGAGGGGTATGACACACAGATTGGCGAGCGGGGGGCGAGGCTTTCCGGCGGTGAGCGGCAGCGGCTGGCGATTGCGCGGGCGCTGCTGAAGGATGCGCCAATTCTGGTGCTGGATGAGGCGACGTCGTCGCTGGACACGGAGAGCGAAGCGCATGTGCAGGCGGCGCTGGCAACGCTGATGAGCGACAGAACGGTGCTGGTGATTGCGCACAGGCTCTCGACCGTACGGAGCGCGGACCGCATTGCCGTGCTGGAGCGCGGGCAGATTACGGAGCTGGGCAGCCATGAGGAGTTGCTGGCGCGGGGAGGGACGTACAGCAGGCTGTATCAGCTTCAGTTTGGAGAGGATGAGGTGCTGGTGACGGCCGGTGAGCCGGCGGCGCACGGCGTGGAGGGCACGGCGTAG
- the lptB gene encoding LPS export ABC transporter ATP-binding protein, which yields MRTLTTEHITKAYGGREVVRGVTLEIHQGEVVGLLGPNGAGKTTSFYMIVGLVRPDDGKILTDGVDITRTPMYLRAREYGISYLPQEPSVFRKLTVEENILAVLETLHITWEARRNRTENLLNQLNLGHVRKTRGYALSGGERRRVEIARCLAIEPAFILLDEPFSGIDPIAVLDLQQIIFDLKAAGIGVLITDHNVRETLNVTDRAYIINQGLIFRAGTPGELGRDPEVKRIYLGENFSLG from the coding sequence ATGAGAACGCTGACAACGGAACACATCACCAAGGCTTACGGCGGGCGTGAGGTGGTGCGCGGCGTGACCCTGGAGATCCACCAGGGCGAGGTGGTGGGGCTGCTGGGACCCAATGGCGCGGGGAAGACCACGAGTTTTTACATGATCGTGGGGCTGGTGCGGCCGGACGATGGGAAGATCCTGACGGATGGGGTCGACATTACGCGCACGCCGATGTACCTGCGGGCGAGAGAGTATGGAATCAGCTACTTGCCACAGGAACCTTCCGTGTTTCGGAAGCTGACGGTTGAGGAGAACATCCTGGCGGTGCTGGAGACGCTGCACATCACCTGGGAGGCACGCAGGAACCGCACGGAGAACCTGCTGAACCAGCTGAACCTGGGGCATGTGCGGAAGACGCGGGGGTATGCGCTCTCGGGCGGCGAGCGGCGCAGGGTGGAGATCGCCCGGTGCCTGGCGATCGAGCCGGCGTTCATTCTGCTGGATGAACCATTTTCAGGCATTGACCCGATTGCGGTGCTGGATTTACAGCAGATCATCTTTGATCTGAAGGCGGCGGGGATCGGGGTGCTGATCACGGATCACAACGTCCGGGAAACGCTGAACGTGACGGATCGGGCCTACATCATCAACCAGGGCTTGATCTTCCGGGCGGGAACGCCGGGGGAGCTGGGAAGGGATCCTGAGGTAAAGCGCATTTATTTAGGCGAAAACTTCTCGTTGGGGTAG
- the rpoZ gene encoding DNA-directed RNA polymerase subunit omega, giving the protein MSEDLSLFNNKYSLVKGAARRARQLQSGAPSLGVSNSMKACKVAQDEIKRGKVTYSVVEKKPTPPPPVSFD; this is encoded by the coding sequence ATGTCAGAGGATCTTTCGCTGTTCAACAACAAGTACAGCCTGGTGAAGGGCGCGGCTCGGCGCGCGCGGCAATTGCAGTCGGGCGCACCGTCGCTGGGAGTGTCGAACTCGATGAAGGCCTGCAAGGTGGCGCAGGATGAGATCAAGCGCGGAAAGGTGACGTACAGCGTTGTGGAGAAGAAGCCCACACCGCCGCCTCCTGTATCGTTTGATTGA
- the raiA gene encoding ribosome-associated translation inhibitor RaiA, which translates to MSMIVEYTGRRTEITSKLKQLTEEGLARIELVANRCTSAHIVLTEDKYRHIAEITVHCRNEDLVTSCEASDMEQALREALATIEQQAIKSKERFTTVRSRPKPPVQELSA; encoded by the coding sequence ATGTCGATGATTGTTGAGTACACGGGCCGCAGAACCGAAATCACGTCAAAGTTGAAGCAGCTAACAGAGGAAGGTCTCGCGAGAATAGAACTCGTAGCCAACCGCTGTACAAGCGCCCACATTGTCCTCACGGAAGACAAATACCGACATATCGCAGAGATTACGGTGCACTGTCGTAACGAAGATCTCGTGACAAGTTGCGAGGCTTCAGACATGGAGCAGGCACTGCGTGAGGCTCTGGCGACAATCGAGCAGCAGGCGATCAAGTCAAAGGAGCGATTCACAACGGTGCGGAGCAGGCCGAAGCCGCCGGTGCAGGAACTTTCCGCGTAG
- the rpoN gene encoding RNA polymerase factor sigma-54 has translation MLLQPRLNLKLSQRQVLTPGLVQMVSVLALNKLELKSMIDGELVENPVLEEVDESTETLDERAAREGERERSAEEVAAERGEKDPFDEVDFGSYFQDYLDPGYKTGGSLDEGDPDRPSFENFLSQPSTLTDHLLWQVGAVALSPKLRACVELIIGNLNEDGYLTASDEELVQGLAGHPTKNEDVLALVKQGRNLMRQLDPAGVGARDLRECLLWQIEAQRREAEMLAQRPVNGHGLNGNGEVLKVLEVATAIVEGHLPLLQRKDLREIARVTHRPAEQVQEAVEYIRRLDPRPGQRYNQAATRLIEPDVAFVKRGDEYVVVMNDENMPSLRLNNGYRRMLREKGTEREVREYVKERYRSAIQLLRNIEQRKNTIVRTCDAIVRRQQEFLEKGVEGLRPMMIKEVAEEIGVHPSTVSRAVANKYVHTPQGVYELRFFFSEGVNGPEGGDLPLVLLKRRVKKLIEEEDSRKPFTDEQLAAELQRQGIQVTRRTVAKYREDMQIPSTHQRRVR, from the coding sequence CTGTTGTTACAGCCCCGTCTGAATTTGAAGCTGTCGCAGCGCCAGGTTCTGACCCCTGGGCTGGTGCAGATGGTTAGTGTTCTTGCGCTCAACAAGCTTGAGCTCAAGAGCATGATCGATGGGGAGCTTGTTGAGAATCCAGTCTTAGAAGAGGTGGACGAGTCCACCGAAACTCTGGATGAGCGTGCGGCCCGGGAGGGCGAACGGGAGCGCAGCGCGGAGGAAGTGGCAGCCGAGCGGGGAGAAAAGGATCCGTTCGACGAGGTGGACTTCGGGAGCTACTTCCAGGACTACCTGGATCCCGGGTACAAGACGGGCGGAAGCCTGGATGAGGGCGATCCGGACCGGCCGTCGTTTGAGAACTTTTTGTCGCAGCCGAGTACGCTGACGGACCATCTGCTGTGGCAGGTGGGGGCGGTGGCGTTGTCGCCGAAGCTGCGTGCGTGCGTCGAGCTGATCATCGGCAACCTGAACGAGGATGGCTACCTGACGGCGAGCGACGAAGAGCTGGTGCAGGGGCTGGCGGGGCATCCGACGAAGAACGAGGACGTGCTGGCGCTGGTTAAGCAAGGCCGAAACCTGATGCGGCAGCTCGACCCGGCCGGTGTGGGGGCGCGGGACTTGCGCGAATGCCTGCTGTGGCAGATAGAGGCGCAGCGGCGCGAGGCTGAGATGCTGGCGCAGCGACCGGTGAACGGACATGGACTCAACGGCAATGGGGAAGTGCTGAAGGTGCTGGAGGTGGCGACGGCGATTGTCGAGGGTCATCTGCCGCTGTTGCAGCGCAAGGACCTGCGGGAGATTGCGCGGGTGACGCACCGCCCGGCAGAGCAGGTGCAGGAAGCCGTGGAGTATATCCGCAGGCTGGACCCGCGACCGGGTCAGAGATATAACCAGGCGGCAACGCGACTTATTGAGCCGGATGTGGCGTTTGTGAAGCGCGGCGATGAGTACGTGGTGGTGATGAATGACGAGAATATGCCGTCGCTGCGATTGAACAACGGATATCGCCGGATGCTGCGCGAGAAGGGAACGGAGCGCGAGGTACGCGAGTACGTGAAGGAGCGCTATCGATCGGCGATTCAGCTGCTGCGGAATATTGAGCAGCGCAAGAATACGATTGTGCGGACGTGCGATGCGATTGTGCGCCGGCAGCAGGAGTTTCTGGAGAAGGGTGTCGAGGGGCTGCGGCCGATGATGATCAAGGAAGTCGCTGAGGAGATTGGCGTACATCCTTCGACGGTGAGCCGCGCGGTGGCAAATAAGTATGTCCATACGCCGCAGGGCGTTTATGAGCTGCGGTTCTTCTTCTCAGAGGGCGTGAACGGGCCGGAGGGCGGGGATTTGCCGCTGGTGCTGCTGAAGCGTCGTGTGAAGAAGCTGATTGAAGAAGAAGATTCGCGGAAGCCGTTCACGGATGAGCAGTTGGCGGCGGAGCTGCAGCGACAGGGCATCCAGGTGACCCGACGGACGGTGGCGAAGTATCGCGAAGATATGCAGATTCCCTCCACACACCAACGGCGAGTACGATAG
- a CDS encoding uracil-DNA glycosylase family protein, producing the protein MSLSPEQQLRAYVEYFRDLGVYELYRQAAPEVAIPERWRELMARPKPPATPQAGAAVRPATAAPAGQRPTAAAQSAPGPMRPTGPQVPAPRPAAQAHIPQARIEPEPQRSYFETALPEELQAPMPKPVSFDALAPLPAEIVSAGQRVAALEAVRAEIGDCTRCPLAYAGRHKIVFADGDPNATLMFVGEGPGADEDTQGLPFVGKAGQLLNNMIGAMGLKREEVYIANIVKCRPPGNRTPEFAEASTCSQFLLKQIDIVRPKVIVALGATAATYLLGVRQSLTSLRGRWHSTRGAKLVVTYHPAFLLRDPRQKGEAWKDLQMVMAELGLKAPAKK; encoded by the coding sequence ATGAGCCTTTCACCGGAGCAACAGCTACGCGCCTACGTGGAGTACTTCCGCGACCTGGGCGTGTATGAGCTGTACCGGCAGGCCGCTCCTGAGGTAGCCATCCCGGAGCGGTGGCGCGAGCTGATGGCGCGGCCGAAGCCGCCGGCGACGCCGCAGGCGGGCGCTGCCGTGAGACCGGCGACCGCTGCCCCGGCAGGTCAGCGGCCGACAGCAGCGGCGCAATCTGCGCCAGGCCCGATGCGTCCCACAGGACCTCAGGTTCCGGCACCGAGGCCGGCCGCGCAGGCGCATATTCCGCAGGCGCGCATTGAGCCGGAGCCGCAGCGGAGTTATTTTGAGACCGCGCTTCCCGAGGAGCTGCAGGCACCGATGCCAAAACCAGTTTCGTTTGATGCGCTGGCGCCGCTGCCCGCGGAGATTGTGTCGGCTGGCCAGCGTGTGGCGGCACTGGAGGCGGTGCGCGCAGAGATCGGCGACTGCACGCGGTGTCCGCTGGCGTATGCGGGACGACACAAGATTGTGTTTGCGGATGGTGACCCAAACGCCACGCTGATGTTTGTGGGTGAGGGGCCGGGAGCCGATGAGGACACGCAGGGGCTGCCGTTTGTAGGCAAGGCCGGGCAGTTGCTGAACAACATGATCGGCGCGATGGGGCTGAAGCGCGAAGAGGTGTACATCGCGAACATCGTGAAGTGCAGGCCGCCGGGGAATCGCACACCGGAGTTTGCCGAGGCGAGCACGTGCTCGCAATTTCTGCTGAAGCAGATTGATATCGTCCGGCCGAAGGTAATTGTGGCGCTGGGAGCGACGGCTGCGACGTATCTGCTCGGCGTGCGGCAGTCGCTGACTTCGCTGCGCGGACGGTGGCACTCGACGCGCGGAGCAAAGCTGGTGGTAACGTATCACCCGGCGTTTCTGCTGCGCGATCCGCGGCAGAAGGGCGAGGCGTGGAAGGACCTGCAGATGGTGATGGCCGAGCTTGGGCTGAAGGCACCGGCGAAGAAGTAA